A region of the Carya illinoinensis cultivar Pawnee chromosome 16, C.illinoinensisPawnee_v1, whole genome shotgun sequence genome:
aagaaataaaacacaacataaaaaaaaaacaattttaaaacgcaataatttaaaataaataagataatatattaattaaataaaaacaaccatttcagcgaaaatacaagcgaaagcgggtcatcacattgtGTGCACTCCATTCACTCACATCCAATCATCCATATTCGTCATCCCAATCTTCATTCCTCCCTTCATTTCCACCATGAAGCTTGGCATTTCTATGATCTTGCTCTAGTTTCCTTTTGTCTTTAGTGAAATATTGGGTTCGGTCTCCTGTGGAACCACTTTCAACTCAAGAATTTTTCTGACtttggaaaactcaaaattcaaaatcatgGGTCATGCAAAGAACCTTACAAAGTGAGAagaaagaataagaagaagaaagtttGAGGGGTTGTGGGCAAGGAACATAGCATGTGCTAGCTTACCTTACCTTGTGATGCCACTCATGCAAGCAACTCCTGGCAACGGATATTGTTGCATCCTCGGAATAAATAGAAGAAGATTGCTGGAGAAAAAGAGCTGCATAAACTAGTAGAAATAAAGCAAGGAAGACAAACTTGATTCTGAAAACCAGAGCCTTTGAAGGAAAGgtcttcatcatcatcttttAAAGATCGAGACCTTCTTCCATTATATTTAGCAAAAATTGTAATACTCTTATAGATGCAATGGTTAGAGAACTTAAAGAGTTATATTTGAGAAAAAAGTagacaaaattaagaaaatcagACCATTCAAAGAGCTCTATATGTGGGCTTTCCTTGTGTAATTTTGTTGGTTTTCTGTACTTGGGGACAATCACTTTGGTGCAAACTAAGGTTAACTTCTTTCCCATGCTGGTATTTGTAATTTTCTACACAAATTTTGAGTTCCCCAACGTATCTTTTAGGTTTGGCTGTATATCCCTTGAAAAATACCGACCAATAAACATTAGGATATATATTGACATGACAGCCACTCACATGGTCAGTctgtattaaaaatataatgtaattatatagTAAGAGAGTATCATTTGTTGTAATTCTTTTAAGTAAGGGGTATTAATTTCCAAATTggccatttttttaaaagtattgtTAAGCAGaagttcttttagttttttatacttaataaattattatttttatactttttcatGGTGGTGTCTACTTTTTTTTACAAAGAACTTGAACGAGATTTATCTTATTTGAAATTTGGACAAATCATTAatctctttataaatttatgacTCAAACTAAGTGATGGATATGTTGTCGTCTTAAATTCAAGGATTGCATTCCTCCCTTTCTTTGTAATGAAATTGAACTACTTACAAAGAAAGAAGATATTATGTGAcaacaaaaatgtaaaattgCTTCTTATTTCCCCTAAGCAAAATGTAATACTTCTAATCAATCGACCCTTTTGTTGTTTCTCTGCGCAATACAAATTCCAAGAAGTTTTTTCTCAAATCGAATGCAACTCTTTCAAGACATCCATGATGTTCATCCTTCCCTTGGAAATTCCATGGAACAAGCTACTCCAATTCCAAATATCAAACTCATGCCTTCTCTGATTTTGGAACTAATTGTAGTTTGACATTGATAAATGGGAGTTTCATTTGTTCTTGTCTCTCTATGCTAATCTTCTCTTTCCCAAAGAAGAATAGGATCAATAACATCAACCAATCGTTCAAGCAAAGCTGTTTTGACAAATTCATGTGGCATAAAGTTGTCCTTGAACATGTCATCAGTTGGCCTTTGTCCCGTGGACATCTTCAACAAGAGTATGCCATAACTGTATACATCACCATATGTTGTTAGCTCGTTTCCCATACCATACGCTGTATATTTACATATAACATGTTTgtttgaaaggaaaatgaaagtaAGCACATAGTCTTGGAATTTGTAATGAACTCgagatggaaagaaaaaaatgtgaTCTGAGAAGATAATACCTGGAGGAGCATAACCCACTTTTCCTCTTACTCCAATAGAGCTTGATTGATCAGTTGAACAATCTTGTGTGCGCTCAATAAGAAATCTCACCAAGTCGAAGTCACCAACATGTGTAGTCATTTCTTCATTGAGAAGAACATTTCTTGACTTGAGATCGCAGTGAATAATTGGTTTATCGTAACGATGATGAAGATATTCCAATGCATTACCAATATCAATGTCAATATTCAACCTTTGAAGAAGACTCAAGCTCTGTGCTTTCTCTATAGCCTTATCatcatttgtttttggatttggatGCAACCACTCATCTAGATTGCCATTTACCATGAACTCATACACCCAAGCCTTGAAATCATGACCTTGAAAGTCAACACTTGAACAAGCTGAAAGTACTTTTATAAAGAGACAATCGTCGAAGCTTGGACAAGGTGGAAAGCTCAACTGGGATTTCTCCAAATAGTTGATTATAATGAACTCTGATGTAGATGAGATTGGTGCAACCAGATATATTCGTTGGAATTTGGCCACTGATATTGTTGTTGCCTAATGCCAAGATTTGCAATCTGCCCAGACGACCAACTTCTGGAGGGATTATATGAATAAAGTTGTTGTTTAAGAGGATTAGTTCCCTAAGAAAACTCAAGTTTCCTACTTGTGGTGATATGGAGCCCCCTAGATTTTGGGATTGCACAATTTTGTGACCTGTCATGATGTTTTCGACCACATGTAACACCTTGCCAGCTGCAGAAATAGATACTATCATTCTAGGAGCCAGAAAACCAATTGGGTCATGAGTTATCTTGgcctcactacaagaaatttgacctTTTGCTGTGCTAAAAAACGTTGCAAATGATACATAAAAACGCTGCAATATCTCAATTGCAACGTTTTTTAGTTCCTTACATGTTCGACGCTATaatcctttcttttttgatcaattatagcGATATCAAAAAAACGTTGCAATCAATATTAATTGCAACgatatatttttattgcaaATTATATTGCAATATGTTGGAAATGGATTATGAAATTCGCATTAGGATCACTGCTTTTGAGCAATTCTAACGATTTTAATTCTTGCAAAAGCTCAAAATAGCACTGCAAATACCCCATATCAGAAGCAGCgcttgctttctttgttgtatttaatattttttgcaaggactaaaatcgctgtaAAAGGTAAAAAAGCACTGCAAATACCTCATATTAGAAGTAGCGCTTGCTTCCTTCgttgtatttaatattttttgcaaggactaaaatATATGCAAAAGGTCAAAAAGCGTTGTAAATACCCCACATCAGAAGTAGCACTTGCtttttttgttgcatttaatattgttttcaatgaCTAAAATTGCTGCAAAAGGTCAAAACGCGCTGCAAATACTTAATATCAGAAGCAGCACTTGCttcttttgttgcatttaacattttttcctAAGACTAAAATCGTTGGAATAGATTAATTGCGATGAGTTTTGAACTATTTGTTGCAATTAAAAATTACTGAAAATACTCAattgcaaatttttttaaaaaaagtactaCTGAAACTATAGTAGTTTTTTTACATTTACATATAATCTGGAAGACATTtatacattcatccaaatccaCTTACACATTGTTTCAACTAACAACTGTTCATTCTTTACAAGTCAAAAGGAGCTCTCACATGAATCATATGTTCAGTATATTCAAtatacaacaagtagaaatatgttcagtACATAAGCAAGTAGAAACATGAAGTCAAGCCTAAGTGCACTTCATCACTTTCAACTAAAGTAATTGCTcccatattcaagaaaagatgCTAGGCAATAATAGGGTCTATGCTCTTGGCAAGGGTGAGTGGAATATAGCTTCAAGGTCACTGCAGCCAGTTGCAATATTAGCAACTCTCTAAATATATTTCAACAgatcatgagagagagagactaaaaatagaaataaaggcATACCTGTATATGAGTTTTCTGGAAAGACACAACACCAACAGATTAGTAGAACAAAAAATCTGGAAAGTGAAGAGCATGAAGTCATACAGATAGGGGAAAGCCTTATTGTAGGTGAAGAATGCATGAAAACCTACTTTCCATAGTAGTTGTAACACATCAGCATCAATCTAATTTACTGATCTCAAAGTAGAACTTCATTCGAGTAAAGTACAACTTTAGAATAAAacctatttttcataaaattctagaaaaaaTGTGTATTGTTAACACTAGAAGCTTATCAATAATTGTCCAAACCAAAACTCTTGTGcaaatttacaaacaatttACTTAGATATTTATTTAGGTCTCCATTACTTTCAAACTACACTTTTATGATCAAGGTAGGGATAATTATCCATAGGACTTGCAGCCAccaatctaaatatatatagattaagcAAAACCACAAAGCATTACTTGACTAAAAAATCAGGATTTCCAAACTTATATCAAAAGATTTGTAGAGgattaaaaactattatttatatatggtgtataatattatacacaactcaaattaaatcatattaaaGAAAGGATAGAAAGGCTTCGTAAAAAGGAGAAGTGAATTGCAATTAAAAACTTTTACCAGGAATGAATCAACAGATGTTTTAATGGACTAGAAATAAATAACAGATGCTTCAATCTAAAAGTTCAATCAGTGGACAAAAATGAGGTAAATACCAAAATATCCATATTTTGGTAGAGCCTAAACATAAAGACAAAAACTTTGTTGAAACCAAAAAGTTTAAAGAACTAAGGATTACTTGATAGTTAGTTTTGCCCTTGATTTTAAGTAGTTCATCACACAAATTAGCAAGTAACTTTAGTTGTCTGGAAGATCAAATGGAAGATAGAAATGAAAATGGCCTGATTTGAACTAAAACAGAATGCATATTGGAAATTTCCTACACAAGAGTTTTACAGCCAAAAACCTAGTTGTATACCTAGGTTATTAGGTTGAGGAAaaggttaaaaataaatactaacAATTAAAACTAGACTTGAATATAGGAAGAAGTAGAGTTAAAAGTCTTACAAGTCAATTTGTAGAAAGTGTACAAATTGCAACAAAACAGGATAGGAAATCATCTCACCTCTTCAAGCTGTAGGTACATGATTTATGTTTGTTTCTAACTTCCCTCCACTTGGTTATACACTCAATTAAACAAGcattagaaggaaaaaaatgtcaGAACAAATGAGGTTGGAAGATACCATGAAATAATTGTTAGTACTAAAATTTCAGAACTTTTCAATGTCTTGCTGGAATCTTTGAATAAATTTCTCTAACAATTATCTCCTACAACAATTATAGATTGTGGCACCCAAAGACATGGTCACCATTCTAATATAAATTGTACACAGCTAGTTTGCTATTAGcatttcttcttatttaatCACCACTAATTTGTCCATAAAAGTGATAGATGAAGGGACATGTGGTAAAAAAAAGTCCTCTAAAAAGAAAGTTCCTTTGGGTGCAtgttttataaagaaaaatacacaTATTGACTtgtaagaaatttaaaaaagttgcagTTGCACACCAACTTACATAACCCTCCCAATGCGCAGACCGTTATAGAATGGCTAAAaactattaatttaaatagtttattatacATAATCACTACCACAACTATCAAAATAATGTATATCAAATGAAATGCAGAGATACTTGTTGAAACATTTTACACAAATGTCATGCAGTCAGTGGGGAGTAGATTTGAGTCAGAAATTAGACGATGTCTATAAATATGAGAACATATTGTAATAGTGCAGAAtgagaaaatgagaataatagtaaatatctgttgagtactgtggagtctggtccacaccgctcgagcggaggcattggccgctcgagcgaagtcaggcagagtcgaacgctcgatgttggctcgacagtgagctcgagtaggaggagttcgctcgagcggaggcattggccgctcgagcgaaatcaggcagagtcgaacgctcgacgtcagctcgacagtgagctcgagcgggatgcggaagggaagttcgctcgacgcgggctcgacgcgcgctcgacacgccgctcgagcgaacatgcgttttaggaattccgccgtttgaactatatatatgattttttcctcttttgtcTATAACAGAGCAGccacgaaaacactgtggatgaacagtgttgtgacccatcttgtagtgtgattcctcaataataaaatcctctgcagctcccgtggacgtaggcaatttgccgaaccacgtacatcttgtgtcgtgtgtgattgcgtgtgtgatcgtttttctcattcggtgttattttcaattcattgtcatcgtttttcacaacaattggtatcaagagccaaggttcgggtctgaggagaaacgatggctggagatgaattgaaggtatcggggatcgagaagtttgatggcacggattttggatactggaggatgcagatagaggactacctctatgggaagaaacttcatcttccactattggggcagcaaccggaaaagatggatgatgctagttggaatctgttggatcgacaggttctgggggttattcgattaaccctgtcgagatccgttgcacacaacgtcatcaaggagaagacgacggcggatctcatggcggctttgtcaggtatgtatgaaaagccgtcagcgaataacaaggtacatctgatgaaaaagttattcaatttgaaaatggcagatagtacgtctgttgcacaacatctgaatgattttaatactatcacaaatcaattgtcgtctgttgaaattgaatttgatgatgagatatgtgcactgatactattggcttcattgccaaatagttgggaagccatgagaatggctgttagtaattctgctggtaaaaataaactgaaatatgatgatattcgtgatttgattttggctgaggaggtgcgcaggaaagattcaggcgaaacctcgggtttgagttcagccctaaatgttgactctcgagggagatcacatgacaggaattcaaacagaggaagatcaaaatcaaagtataggggcaagagcaagtcgaggcctagtcagcaggcaacttgctggaattgtggcaaagctggccacataaagaaaaactgcaaaaaccccaagaagacggagaatgatagtgctaatgtggtaactgaagaagtacaggatgcactattgcttgcagttcatagtccagttgatgactggatactggattcaggggcttccttccatacatcttcccaccgggaactaatgaggaattatgttgcaggtgattttgggaaggtatatttggctgatggtgaggctctgaacgtagtggggatgggaaacattgacattgcactccctggcaagaacaaatggaccttgcaaaaggtcagacacattcctgagttgaagaagaacctcatttctgttgggcagcttgatgagtgtggtcattcagtggtgttctcagatagcacctggaaggtcacaaaaggggcattggtactagctcggggtaagaaaactggtacactttatatgactactggtttaattgacactattgctactaccgttgcagagagcacagcagatttgtggcattgtaggcttggccatatgagtcagaagggcatgacggaacttctgtctagaggcaagctaccagaactgaagacagttgatctcggtatgtgtgagagttgtgttatggggaagcaaaagaaggtcagcttcttgaaaagtggcaggacgccaaagacaggaagacttgatcttgtgcacacagatgtgtggggtccttctccagttgcatctcttggaggttctcgctactatgttacgttcattgatgaccatagtagaaaggtatggatttattttttgaaacataaatctgaagtatttaatgttttcaaaacttggaaagccatggttgagacagagacaggcttgaaactgaagtgtttgaggtctgacaatggtggtgagtatgttgatggcgggttcaaggagtactgtgcagctctgggtatcagaatggagaagaccattcctgggacaccacagcaaaatggagttgctgagcgtatgaacaggactattaatgagcgtgctagaagcatgaggttgcacactggactaccacccactttctgggcagatgcagtcagcactgccgtttatctgataaacagagggccatcagttccactggattgtggattgcctgaggaggtttggagcgggaaagaggttaagttttctcaccttaaaacctttggttgtctttcttatgtgcttgttgattctgatgctcgcagtaagcttgaggctaagtcaaagaaatgctatttcattggctatggagacgaggcatttggctatcgtttctgggatgatcagggtcggaaaatcataagaagcaggaatgtgattttcatgagaaaatgatgtacaaggataagtcgagtacagttcctgcagtagctcctcaggagtctgagtttgtaggattggatgacctaccagaggtcacagtgcaatgtagagatgagagtgacggggagagtgggtccagtacacccattcctattattccgcaggcagtttcagaaccgtctactcctacagttgcagttcgcaggtcagttaggactatacgtcctccacagcgtttctcacctactttgaattacattctgttgacagatggtggagaaccgcagagttatgaagaaaccttgcaagatgagaattctagcaagtgggagctggccatgaaagacgagatggattccttgctagggaatcagacatgagagttgacagaacttccatcagggaagaaggcattacacaacaagtgggtgtaccgggtgaaaactgagcatgatggcagcaagaggtacaaggctatacttgttgtaaaaggctttcagcaaaagcagggtattgactactctgagatcttttctcctgtggtaaagatcacaactatcaggatggtactggctatggttgccactgaagatctatttcttgagcagttagatgtgaagacagcttttcttcatggagaccttgaagaagacatctacatgcaccagcctgaggggtttgtggtacagggaaaggaaggttcagtttgcaggctgaagaagagcttgtatggcctgaagcaagctcctagacagtggtacaagaaatttgacaactttatgcacagtgcagggtatattagatgtcaggcagatcactgttgctatgtcaggcattttgacaattcttacattattttgctgttgtatgtggatgacatgcttattgcaggggctagtattgatgagatcaataatctgaagaagcagatgtcagagcactttgcaatgaaggatttgggagctgcaaagcaaatccttggcatgagaattgtcagagacagagtcagaggtacgttgagactctcacaggctgagtatgtgaaaaaggtactcagcaggttcaacatggacaaggccaaaccggttggcacacccttgggaagtcacttcagactcagcaagaatcagtcaccagagtcagaggaggaacgagattacatgagtaaggttccttatgcctcagccattggttcacttatgtatgctatggtttgcacaagaccggatattgcccatgcagtgggagttgtgagtagatacatgagtaacccaggaaagcaacattgggaagcagtgaagtggattttgaggtacctaaagggttcctcagaaacctgtttatgtttctctggagagagcttggaggtgcagggctatgttgatgctgatttagctggagatattgacagcagaaagagtaccacgggctttgtttatacacttggtggtactgtaGTGTCATGGGAttctaatttacagaaaacagtttctttgtctacaacagaagctgagtatattgcagtgtcagaggctgcaaaggagatggtatggctacaaggcttcttggaagaattgggtaagaagaatcagaaaggcactctctacagtgacagtcagagtgccatattccttgccaagaatccagcattccattccaggaccaagcacattcagatcaggtatcacttcatacggtcattgttagatgacggacagttgttacttgagaagatatgtggaagcaagaaccctgctgatatgttgacaaagggtgttacgcttgagaaactgaagttgtgcgcaacttcagttggtcttctagaatgaagacaggagcagtgagttgcagaggtggaggatatcatgtttgaggaagacggagatacagcgagtgtaccagtctccaagtgggagaattgttgagtactgtggagtctggtccacaccgctcgagcggaggcattggctgctcgagcgaagtcaggcagagtcgaacgctcgatgttggctcgacagtgagctcgagcaggaggagttcgctcgagcggaggcattggccgctcgagcgaaatcaggcagagtcgaacgcttgacgtcagctcgacagtgagctcgagcgggatgcggaagggaagttcgctcgacgcgcgctcgacacgccgctcgagcgaacatgcgttttagggattccgccgtttgaactatatatatgatttttgcctcttttgtctgtaacagagcagccacgaaaacactgtggatgaacagtgttgtgacccatcttgtagtgtgattcctcaataataaaatcctctgcagctcccgtggacgtaggcaatttgccgaaccacgtacatcttgtgtcgtgtgtgattgcgtgtgtgatcgtttttctcattcggtgttattttcaattcattgtcatcgtttttcacaacaatatCATCTTCTAATATCAGTGTGGCTTTTATGCAAACAGCTTGAGTCCCTATCTTTCTTCACTCTTCAACACAACATTATATGGCCATCTTCCAACTCCTTTGTTTCCCAACTTCCAACTCCTCTTTAATTAGATGCtaagttgatgatgatgatgaacatCTAGCTAGCTGCTCATTGGAGATTTTAAGATTTGCACACCTAGTTTAGCTAATCAAATCTCTGCCATCCTTGATTcaagaagaaagggaaaaataataataattctttaaCATGAAAGTACATTTGGAATCATCTTCCTTGGTGTACCACATCTAATTCACAATTGGTTTTCCTAGTTTCATacaaatcatcatcatcttgaatacctatatatacttccatttcaatactttttttaattagattaaCAACAGTTGGACTAAATACCACATTTTCTAATGACGAATTAACTATAAGATTAGAAAAACCATCAGGATTTtgccaaaaagaaacaaaaagcaaGGCAGTCCAGTGCACTTATAAACAAAATGAaagtgcatattttttttttctcaagaattAAATTATTGCTGAAAACAGATAACAATATTTCCTCTGTTTTTTCTATCAATTGGGGCCTCCCTTCATCTTGATAGAAAATTCATTACTAAGACTCTTAAAGACAAAAAGTTAATTTTGCCAGATGTTTAAATCCAAATCTATCTCAACTAAGCGAGACAACTACGCATAACATGTTGCTAAGCAAGATTGCAGACAAATTACTTGAAACCAAGAATGACAATTTTCAAAAGAGTAAGGGACTAGGAAGGCAAAGGATGTAAAAGGTAGCTAAAGTACTTCATGGAATTAGATATCTAAGTAGCCATAGCAAATAATAGAGATGCTAGGTGTTGTGCTCGTCGACCATAAACACTAGTGCTGTAACTAATGTGTTAGATATCCTACTATAATCACTACATAGGCAAGAGTCAAACTCAAATAGATACACAGGGTCCAATTCATCAACAAAAGAGCTAAGCTACATCTAACAACTGAACTAATATTTATCAAAAGCTAGCATGCTGTGTTTGTCTATTACATTATTAGTGTGTAAGAGGGTCTGATTCTCTGCTGGCCAGATTTATAGCTATAACATTGGGGctttggtatagaagaaataaaaggatttATGAGGATATTTCTATGCATATTCATGTGTCTGTTAATAATGCTCTTTCTTTACAACAAGAATATGCACAGGTGCAGTTGTTTGATGGTTCCAATCAGAAGATTACTAAGGTAGTACGATGGCATCCTCCTCCAAATGATTTTCTAAAACTGAACATTGATGGGGCCACCTTTCCTGAACATTCTGTTGCTGGGATTGGGGTGGTGTTGCGGGATCAGTATGGTGAGGTTATTGTGGCTTGCTCTAAGGTAGAGAAAGAGGTATCTTCTGCTGAGTTTATTAAGGCAGTTGCACTTCTAAGAGGGTTACAGTTGTGTGCTCAATGGGGTGTCccaaaaattatgcttgaaaccgattgtttggttttggttaatGCTTTGAATGAAAATTCTGTATGTTTAACAGATTTTGCTTTTATTCTTCAAGACATACGAAGGCTTATGGTGGGATTCCAAGAAGTTCAAGTGGTGCATGTAAACCGTTTAGGCAATTTGGTGGCTCATCGTTTGGCAAGACATGCTTggttgattgatgatatttgtataTGGTGGGATTATTGTCCTTCTTTTGTTAGTCAAGCTTTATGGCTTGATAAACTTGCTATTTGTAAGgataattgattttaatgaaagGGTTGtctgattatcaaaaaaaaaaaaaaaaaaagaaaggaggcCAAGGATGTGATATGTGTCTTTTAAATAGTTGGAGTCCTTGATTTAGTACTGTCACTTCCAAATACAAATTAGAGAGAGTACACATATGTTTGAAAAATAAGTACCATAAGAGCAATTAAGACCTGAAACCTTACAACAAGTTTGAGTGATAAGGACTATTGGTGAGTTGCTTAATTGGTTTATTAAGACTAGGGCCATCCTTCTATTTTCACAAAACATGATAATTATAGAGATTGAACAAAACTACCATTATTTAGTAAAAGAAgtaaaaatagaaattgaaaacCACATCAGAGACACAAGAAGGCAGGCATACAACATGCAATCTGTTGTGGGGGTAAAGGGGGATATTGAATATGTACATTCCAGTTGCCTTGTCAATGGGTGATTGATAAAGTAGGGATTTAATtcaaaaaaatgacaaatctgTGGTGtgcaaattcttaaaaaaaaaaaaaaaaagcaaacatAAATTATCAATATCTAATACCCACATCAGAACGTCCACAAAAAAGAGTATATatacatgcaaaaaaaaaaaaaaaatcccacaaCTAGGACAAAATTTAAAGAGACTGTTCCGAGAAAGTTAACCATATTGACGtaggactatatatatatatattggatccAACTGATATTGTAGTAGTATTTGTCTATTAATCAGATGTCAAATGCTAAATGGAAAGTTTTTCACAATATCTACAACTttctcttcttattttattgattCCCTCAATAGGTATAAAATGAAAAGTTCAATGATCTAATAATATTCTGTTCCACCATCAATATTCAAATTTGGGCAATACCTTATGCTGTAAATGAGTACCTCAGAGACATGGTACAACTCTTCCCTCGAACCTCATAAAGATGCTCGCATTTAAATGTAGGAATACCAAAAAATGCCAAAACAGAGATACATCATAACAGTGAcaaatttatcaataaaaaatcatattttctatTTCCAGCCTTAATCTAACAAATCAGTAAACCaccatcaattttttaatttacagtATATGGCCATAGCTACATTATACATACTCAAACACATGCTTAggcaatttaga
Encoded here:
- the LOC122298775 gene encoding uncharacterized protein LOC122298775; its protein translation is MHIHVSVNNALSLQQEYAQVQLFDGSNQKITKVVRWHPPPNDFLKLNIDGATFPEHSVAGIGVVLRDQYGEVIVACSKVEKEVSSAEFIKAVALLRGLQLCAQWGVPKIMLETDCLVLVNALNENSVCLTDFAFILQDIRRLMVGFQEVQVVHVNRLGNLVAHRLARHAWLIDDICIWWDYCPSFVSQALWLDKLAICKDN